GACCCAGTACTCCTGGAAGTGCATGAGTCCCTGGTCCGTGTGGACGAGGCTCGCGATGGGATCGTCGCTCATCGGCAGCAGATCGATGGTCAGCCCGAACGCGTCGGCGAGCCGCTGGGTCGCCTCGCTCAGCGTGTAGCCCTCGTCGAGGAGGCTCGTCCGCGTGATGTGGACGGCGCGATCGCGATCGCCGATCGTCATGAACTCGGCGATGCCGGAAAAGCGCCGCCAGTTCGCGAGCTCACGGCTCTCGGTCTGTTTTCCTGTAGGCAGGTACTGTGGACCCTCGGGGAGGTCCGCGGCCGCGGCGATGTCCATCAGCGCCGAGTTGGTTCTGTGCGTGTCGCCTTTGATTCCCCACCACGTCTCTCGGTCGAGGATCCCACCGCCCTGAAACAGCAGCGTATCGACGTCCGGCGAGACGAAGAGCCCGCCGAGCTCGATGTCGTCGCCCGTATTGGCGACGACCGTGGTTTCCTCCGGCGAGAACGCGGCGGCTGCACCGTCTAGCAGCTTCGGCGTTCCGGTGCCCCCGGAGAGGAAGGTTACCATACCTACACCTCTCGAGCGTGGGTACTTAATCGCTTTCGGCCGCTCCGAGCACGTCGATCCCTGGTACGAGACGCGGCGGACTCGTCGCGCTCCGAGTTGCCGTCTCAGATCACTGGCATTCGAAGATAGCTTCCCACGAGTTGCGTCCTGTCACCCCCGTTCTCGAGTCTCTCTTGCCTCTGGACCTATCTTAATTATTAATCATGCATAACTATATCTCCGCACGAAGCGTATGAATGCTGAGTAATCATGGCAGTAACAACTACACCCGTAGACGAGGGTGCAATGGATGGATTCGGCGAGGGGCTTCACGGCGAGTTGCTCCGCCCCGGGGATCCGAACTACGACGAGGCGCGAGCCGTCTGGAACGGGATGGTCGATCGCCGCCCGGCACTCATCGTCCGAGCGATGGGCGTTTCGGACGTGATCGCGGCGGTGAACTTCGCCCGTGAGCAGAAGCTGTTGCTCGCAGTTCACGGTGCCGGACACAACATCGCGGGGAACGCGGTCTGTGACGACGGGCTGATGCTCGACCTCTCGATGATGCGTTCGGTTCGCGTCGATCCAGAGGAACGAACGGCTCGAGTCGAGGCGGGGGCGACCCTCGCCGACGTCGACCACGAGGCGCAGGCGTTCGGACTGGCGACGCCGCTCGGGATCAACTCGACGACCGGCGTCGCGGGGCTCACGCTCGGGGGCGGCTTTGGCTGGCTGACCCGGAGGTACGGAATGACGGTGGACAACCTGCGCTCCGTCGATATCGTCACCGCGAACGGCGAACTGCGTCACGCGAGCGAAGACGAAAACCCGGACCTCTTCTGGGGAATACGGGGCGGCAGTGGCAACTTCGGCGTCGTTACCTCGTTCGAGTTCGACCTCCACGAGGTCGGTCCCGAGATACTCTCCGGACCGATCGTCTACGCGGGCGATGATGCGAGGGACGTTATCCGACACGTCCGGGACTTCAACGAGGATGCACCGGACGAGTCCGCGGTCTGGGTCGTCCTCCGGAAGGCACCGCCGCTTCCGTTCCTTCCCGAGAACGTCCACGGCGTCGGTGTCGTACTCGTCGTGACGTTCTACGCCGGCGACATGGATGAGGGGGAGGAGGTGTTGGCCCCGATCCGAGAGTACGGGGATCCGATCGCCGACGCCGTCGGCCCACACCAGTACGCGGCGTTCCAGCAGGCGTTCGACCCGCTTCTCACGGAAGGGGCCCGGAACTACTGGAAATCGCACAACTTCAGCGAGCTCTCTGACGACGCCATCGATACCGCGGTCGAGTACGCGGCCGAACTCCCGTCGCCGCTGTCCGAGATCTTCTTCGGACAGATCGGCGGCGAGATGGCGCGCGTTCCGTCGGACGCGACGGCGTACCCACACCGCGACGCCGAATACGCGATGAACGTCCACACGCGCTGGGAGGACCCCGCGATGGACGACGAATGTATCGCCTGGTCCCGGGAGTTCTTCGACGCGATGGCTCCCTACGCCACCGGCGGCGTCTACGTAAACTTCATCAGCGAGGAAGAAGGCGAGGAGACACTCGCCTACGGGGAGAATCGAGATCGGCTGGCGGAGATCAAAGCCGAGTACGATCCGGAAAACCTGTTCCGGATGAACCAGAACGTCGCCCCCGCCCGGTAATTCCGATTTCGGCCGTTGTTACTCGTCTTCGGCCCGCCAGTCACCGATCCAGTCAGCGAAGCTCCCCTCGAGCAACGTCTCCGACTGCCGACTGACGTACTCGCGTTGCATCGTCGCGATCGCCTCCTCGAGGTCCGCACCGTCCTCGATGGCCTCCCGTACCTGTTCGTGTTTCCAGCTCGCGGGTGTCACCACCTGCCGGACGCGCCGCCGGAGCGGGTAGAGGTACTTCGCGGCGTCCTCTTCGCTCAGCCCGCGATTGGTCAAGCCGTCCTCGGCGTGGGCCAGCAGGTCCTCGTAGAGCGCGAGGCTGTCGGTAGTCTCCTTCCCGTCGTTGGTAATCCAGGTCATATCGGCCTCCAGTCCGTCGACCATCGCGGCGTAGAAGTTTTCTCGCGCGATCTGCCAGTCGAGTTCGACGACGGGGTGCTCGAGGCGGGTCAGGCTCTCCATCAGGCCGGCGAAGGCGGCGAGGAAGGCGACGGAATCGCGGACCGTGGGCTGAGCGGGGATCGGCCGGAACTCGATGCGAGCGTTGGCCGCGGAGCGGGTGGGACCGCCGAAGACCGGTCGAACCCACCGCCAGTAGGTGCCGTGTTTGCGGCTGAAGTGGGGGAACTGGTCGTCGAACCGTTCGCCCCCGTCGACCGGCATGGGGACGATGGTATCGTCGCCGGCGATTCGGTCGATCGCCTCGTCAACGGTCTCGAGATCGTGCGGGAAGCGGACCTTCCCTTCGCCCGTGGTGGGGTCGTTGAGTACGGTTTCGAAGACGCTGATGCGGTGTTCCATCCAGGCGTCCCGGAGGATCTCGTCGGCGCTCGCGTCATCGTCGTAGAGGTCGGCGGGGAAGAACGGGGAGTTGACACCGAGCGCGAGGAGCGGACCCGCGATCCGCAGCGCGTAGTTGAAGTAGTCGGGTAGATCGGGGGCGTGGGCGACCTGATAGTGGGGCTGAATCGACGTGATGAGACTCTCGGGCATCACGGTATCGCCCTGTAGCGAGACGTGCGGCGCTTCGATGCGCATTCCCGCGGACTCGGCCTGATCGGTGTTGGCCATCGCGTGATAGCGCGCGGAGTCGCTCATGTTCGTCGCGATCCGGATCATCCGGTCGTCGCCCTCCGGAGTGGTCGCCGTCCGCTCGACGCTGTCGGTGAGGTAGGTGCCAGCGTCCTCTCCCTCGGGCGGAATCGTCCAGAGGGCGTCGCTTACTAATCGCATCCGTTCGGAATCGGTGACGTTGAGCGCTGTCCGCAGGCGCGCCTTGACCTCCGACTCCTGCGCCGTCAGCCCGTGGGCGTTCAGTGGCTGCGGACTCGTCGTCATCTCCGCGTTGTGCAGCCCCAGTTCCTTCTCGAACCCGATCAATTCGAGCAGTCTGCGCGGGACCCGCCGCAGCGTACAGTCGTCGGCCTTGACCGCGTAGAACTCGTACTCGAGGCCGATGATGGCTTGCGGGTTGTCGAAGACCCCCTCCTCGACGGCGTCTTTGATCACCTCGGCGTCCGCCTCGGCTCGCTCGCGAAAGTCGACGGCGTCGACCCCCAACACGTCCGCAACCCGTGCGGCGAGTTCCTCTTCTGGCATACCTCCGAGTGAGTGGCCGACTGTCTTTAAAGCACGTCACTTGAGTGGGGATCCGCGAGTGGTCTCAGAACCGTTTTACCCCCCGCGACGATACACGTCGCCGATGGAGTTTGCCACGTTCGCCGACCGCGCCGGGACGATCGAGGCCGAACCCGCCGACCTCGAAGTCATCGCTCACGTTCGGGACCTACTCGCGGACGCCGGTTCCGACCTCGAGGTCGCAGCGCGCTTCGTTCAAGGGCGAGTGTTTCCGGCCTGGGATTCGACGACGCTGGATATCGGGCCGAGCGCGTGTTACGAGGCGATCGCCCGCGCCGCGGGGACGAACGTGAGCGCCGACGACGTCGAGGATCGACTCGCCGAGGTCGGGGAGATCGGCGACGTGGCTGCGAGCTACGACTTCGGCGGCCAGCAGGGGCTGGGTGCCTTCACCGGCGGTGGCACGGGTGGAACTGGGGGTGGAAGCGACGGCAACGGCGGCGATCTCACCGTTCGCGAGGTCTACAAAACGCTCGAGGACCTCGCGGCTGCCGAGGGGTCGGGTAGTCAAGACCGCAAGGTCGACCTGCTGTTCGGGCTGTTCAACCGCTGCTCGAGCGAGGAAGCGCGCTACCTCGCGCGCATCGTCCTCTCGGAGATGCGTATCGGCGTGGGAGAAGGGACCGTTCGGGATGCCATCGCCGACGCATTCGACGTCCCCAAGGATCGGGTCGAGCGCGCCCTGCAGGTCTCGAACGACTACGGGCAGGTCGCACGAATCGCCCGCGACGATGGGCTCGAGGGGCTGGACGCGATGAATCTCGAAGTGGGCCGTCCGGTTCAGGCGATGCTCGCCCAGGCGGGGACGGTGACGGACGCGCTCGAGGAGTGGGACGAAGCCGCCGTCGAGTGGAAGTACGACGGAGCACGGGTGCAGTTGCATTACGATCCGGTCGATTCCGGCGAGTCGATGGCTGAGGCCCGCGTCTTCTCGCGAAACATGGAGGAAGTCACCGACGCCCTCCCCGAAGTGGTCGAGTTCGCCGAGGCCCACCTCGAGGAATCCGCGATCCTCGACGGCGAAGTCGTCGCGATCGACGCAGAGGGGGCGCCGTTACCGTTCCAGGAGGTTCTCAAGCGGTTCCGGCGCAAACACGACGTCGCGAAGGCCCGAGAGGACGTCACGGTCCGGCCGGTCTTCTTCGACTGTCTGCACGCCGACGGGGACGACTTGCTCGCGGAGCCGCTGACGACGCGCCACGACCGGCTTCGGTCGGTGCTTGTCGACGCCGACGCTGACGCCGATTCCGTCGACGATGGCGATATCGAGGGCTTATCGCTGCTCTGGCGGACCGACGACCCCGACGAGATCGAGGCGATCGACGCCGAGGCCCTCGAGGCGGGCCACGAGGGGATCATGCTCAAGAACCCCGGCTCGACCTACTCGCCGGGCCGGCGCGGGAAGCACTGGCGAAAACGGAAACCCGACGTGGAGACGATAGACTGCGTCGTGACGGGTGCGGAGTGGGGCGAGGGGAGACGCGCGACCTTCCTCGGCACGTTCGAACTCGCCGTGCGCGCGGGCGAGGATCTCGAAACCGTCGGCAAGGTCGCGACCGGGATCACCGACGAGAAACTGGCGGAATTGACCGAGCTACTCGAGCCCCACATCGCCGCCGAGGACGGACAGGAGGTCGAGCTCGAGCCCGAGATCGTCTTCGAGGTCGGCTACGAGGAAATCCAGTCGTCGCCGACGTACTCCTCGGGCTACGCGCTGCGGTTCCCGCGCTTCGTGGGCGTTCGGCCTGACAAGGATCCGGCGGATGCGGATTCGCTCGAGCGGCTGGAACGACTGCAGAGCAACTAATCGTGAAGAGTTTCGGTCAGGACGTTGGACCGAATTCAGGCATCCTGTTCGTGGACCAGATCTGCGACGGTCGCACCCATGTCGATCACGCCCGCCTTCTCGAGGAGCGCTTCGAACTCGTCCGACTCGTAGTAGGCCAACAGCTCCTCGAGCCGATCGTCCGCGACCTCCTGTACGAGGACGAGCGTCGTCGGCTCCTCGTCCACGCGAAACACCCGCGTACCGAGCGAGCCGTGGGCCGCACGCGTCTCGGCGTTGGCCTCGTGGTGTCGTTCCCACCGCTCGTAGTCTTCGACTTCGTGGCGGGCGTGGATGTAAACCATTGGTCGCGGTATTGAGGTTCGGACCCTGTAAATGAGGGTGCTGTGTTCTGCCGTCGACGACGACTGCGATCTGCGACGGGGTTCGTAAACCGTCTCGAGTCGTTTCGAGTCGCCCGAGTGACAGGGTAGTGGCAGGTGTCTCGAGGGATTACGAAATCAGTGACGCGGGGGCCGTCGACTCGACTGGTGCTGTCTCGAGGATTCCACGGAAAAGCGTTCTGCTATCGCGGACACTAGGGATTTCCACGCCCTCCCCAGCCGACTCACTCGGTCACGTCGTTCCCTCGCTCGTCCCTCGCACGATTTCGAGCCGAGACTCGCTGTTTGCTCGTCACGGCTCCGCGTGCGCCACCGCAGGTTGACGGTCAGCTTCGAGCGACTCACCATATGTAAGCACCCTTAAGAGCCACGGGGAACAGGATTCGCGTATGCAACCGCGCGACCTGTCCGATCACGTCGCATACGAGGCGGGTCGAGGCATCGAGGAGGTCGCCCGCGAACTCGGGCGCGACCCCTCGGAGTTCATCAAACTCGCCTCGAACGAGAACCCGCACGGCCCCTCACCGGCCGCGGCGGTGGCCATCCGCGAGACGGCCTCGAGCGTAAATTCCTATCCGAAAGCGGCTCACGCCGACCTCACGAGCGCCGTCGCCGACCGCTGGGGAGTCGTCGACGAGCAAGTCTGGCTGGCCAACGGCGGCGACGGGGCGATCGATTACCTCCACCGAGCGGCCCTCGAGCCGGGGGACGACGTGCTCGTCCCATCGCCCGGCTTCGCCTATTACGGAATGAGTTCCCGCTTCCACCACGGCGACGTTCGGGGGTACTCCCTTTCCCGAGACGAGGACTTCGAGCAAGACGCAGAGATGGTGCTCGAGGCCTACGACGGCGAGCGGGTGATCTGGATCACCAGCCCGCACAACCCGACCGGCTCGACGATGCCGCTGGCGGAGCTCGAGCGACTCGCCGACGAAACCGGCGACGAGACGCTGATCGCCGTCGACGAGGCCTACGGCGAGTTCGCCGACCGCGACAGCGCCATCGCGCTCGTCGAGGGGCGCGACGGGTTCGAGGCCCGCGACGACGTCGCGATCCTCCGGACGTTCTCGAAAGCCTACGGGCTCGCCGGCGTTCGACTCGGCTACGCCGTCGTCCCCGCGGAGTGGAGCGAGGCCTACACCCGCGTGAACACGCCGTTCGCGGCGAGCGAACTCGCCTGCCGGGCCGGCCTCGCGGCCGTCGACGACGACGAACACGTCGTGCGAACCGTCGAGACGACCCGCGAGTCACGAGCGTACATGCGCGAGAACATCGACGCCCATGTCTGGCAGAGCGAGGGTAACTTCGTCCTCGCCGCCGTCGGGGACGCCTCGGCCGTCGCCGAGGAAATGCAGGAGCGCGGGGTCATCGTTCGGGACTGCTCGAGTTTCGGCCTGCCGGGCTGTATCCGCATCACCTGCGGGACCGAAGACGAGACCGAACGCGCCGTTGCAACGCTCAACGCCGTCCTCGAGGACCTCGACCTCGAGACGGAACCGATGGACGGGTTCGAGGATCCGGACGCGGAGGTCGCCGATTCATGAGAGTCGCCGTCACCGGTACCCCGGGCACTGGAAAGACGACCGCGACCGACTATTTCGAGACTCACTCGACGGCCGCAGACGGGACGGTGGACGATGAGCCCACCCCGGATCTCGAGGTGATCCATCTCAATCGGGTGCTCGAAGACG
This portion of the Natrinema salinisoli genome encodes:
- the cofD gene encoding 2-phospho-L-lactate transferase; the encoded protein is MVTFLSGGTGTPKLLDGAAAAFSPEETTVVANTGDDIELGGLFVSPDVDTLLFQGGGILDRETWWGIKGDTHRTNSALMDIAAAADLPEGPQYLPTGKQTESRELANWRRFSGIAEFMTIGDRDRAVHITRTSLLDEGYTLSEATQRLADAFGLTIDLLPMSDDPIASLVHTDQGLMHFQEYWVGHGGEPTVDTVEFRGSSKAEPGSGVLEALEDPVVIGPSNPVTSIGPMLALPGVADALAQTTVVAVSPFLGDDAFSGPAAALMEAVNADPSTEGLATAYPFADAFVIDENDDAEFDRPVVKTDIAIDSRDDAKRIIRAIDHAIENLP
- a CDS encoding FAD-binding oxidoreductase, coding for MAVTTTPVDEGAMDGFGEGLHGELLRPGDPNYDEARAVWNGMVDRRPALIVRAMGVSDVIAAVNFAREQKLLLAVHGAGHNIAGNAVCDDGLMLDLSMMRSVRVDPEERTARVEAGATLADVDHEAQAFGLATPLGINSTTGVAGLTLGGGFGWLTRRYGMTVDNLRSVDIVTANGELRHASEDENPDLFWGIRGGSGNFGVVTSFEFDLHEVGPEILSGPIVYAGDDARDVIRHVRDFNEDAPDESAVWVVLRKAPPLPFLPENVHGVGVVLVVTFYAGDMDEGEEVLAPIREYGDPIADAVGPHQYAAFQQAFDPLLTEGARNYWKSHNFSELSDDAIDTAVEYAAELPSPLSEIFFGQIGGEMARVPSDATAYPHRDAEYAMNVHTRWEDPAMDDECIAWSREFFDAMAPYATGGVYVNFISEEEGEETLAYGENRDRLAEIKAEYDPENLFRMNQNVAPAR
- the ligA gene encoding ATP-dependent DNA ligase LigA — its product is MEFATFADRAGTIEAEPADLEVIAHVRDLLADAGSDLEVAARFVQGRVFPAWDSTTLDIGPSACYEAIARAAGTNVSADDVEDRLAEVGEIGDVAASYDFGGQQGLGAFTGGGTGGTGGGSDGNGGDLTVREVYKTLEDLAAAEGSGSQDRKVDLLFGLFNRCSSEEARYLARIVLSEMRIGVGEGTVRDAIADAFDVPKDRVERALQVSNDYGQVARIARDDGLEGLDAMNLEVGRPVQAMLAQAGTVTDALEEWDEAAVEWKYDGARVQLHYDPVDSGESMAEARVFSRNMEEVTDALPEVVEFAEAHLEESAILDGEVVAIDAEGAPLPFQEVLKRFRRKHDVAKAREDVTVRPVFFDCLHADGDDLLAEPLTTRHDRLRSVLVDADADADSVDDGDIEGLSLLWRTDDPDEIEAIDAEALEAGHEGIMLKNPGSTYSPGRRGKHWRKRKPDVETIDCVVTGAEWGEGRRATFLGTFELAVRAGEDLETVGKVATGITDEKLAELTELLEPHIAAEDGQEVELEPEIVFEVGYEEIQSSPTYSSGYALRFPRFVGVRPDKDPADADSLERLERLQSN
- a CDS encoding cyclase, with the protein product MVYIHARHEVEDYERWERHHEANAETRAAHGSLGTRVFRVDEEPTTLVLVQEVADDRLEELLAYYESDEFEALLEKAGVIDMGATVADLVHEQDA
- the hisC gene encoding histidinol-phosphate transaminase, which gives rise to MQPRDLSDHVAYEAGRGIEEVARELGRDPSEFIKLASNENPHGPSPAAAVAIRETASSVNSYPKAAHADLTSAVADRWGVVDEQVWLANGGDGAIDYLHRAALEPGDDVLVPSPGFAYYGMSSRFHHGDVRGYSLSRDEDFEQDAEMVLEAYDGERVIWITSPHNPTGSTMPLAELERLADETGDETLIAVDEAYGEFADRDSAIALVEGRDGFEARDDVAILRTFSKAYGLAGVRLGYAVVPAEWSEAYTRVNTPFAASELACRAGLAAVDDDEHVVRTVETTRESRAYMRENIDAHVWQSEGNFVLAAVGDASAVAEEMQERGVIVRDCSSFGLPGCIRITCGTEDETERAVATLNAVLEDLDLETEPMDGFEDPDAEVADS